A genomic stretch from Chloroflexota bacterium includes:
- a CDS encoding ABC transporter ATP-binding protein, whose protein sequence is MPTAPSLDRPFLSVNDLHVAFPTEDGLVQAVDGVSLSVERGKTLAIVGESGSGKSVTAQAVMGLVNRKSAKVTGEIWLDGQELLHLPQGEVQELMGSEMAMIFQDPMSSLHPFYRIGDQIVEAIRAHRSMGKAAARREVLEMLQHVGIPAAERRIDAYPHQLSGGMRQRVMIAMALINSPQLLIADEPTTALDVTVQAQILELIARLQSEFGTTVILITHDLGIVADVADDVAVMYGGRIVELASTATLYDLPEMPYTLGLLSSVPRMDQKLPERLDPIRGNPPSPIRLPKGCVFQPRCDYWQRVPGEACLTVRPELLESDPDHWVRCHLKVEERKQIARDVKQILAGGPQ, encoded by the coding sequence ATGCCGACAGCCCCCTCCCTCGACCGGCCGTTCCTCTCCGTGAACGACCTGCACGTTGCCTTCCCCACCGAGGACGGCCTGGTCCAGGCCGTCGACGGCGTCTCGCTCTCCGTGGAGCGCGGCAAGACGCTCGCCATCGTGGGCGAGTCAGGCTCAGGAAAGAGCGTCACCGCCCAGGCGGTCATGGGCCTCGTCAACCGGAAGTCCGCAAAGGTCACCGGCGAGATCTGGCTCGACGGACAGGAGCTCCTCCACCTGCCGCAGGGCGAGGTCCAGGAGCTGATGGGCTCCGAGATGGCCATGATCTTCCAGGATCCGATGTCGAGCCTCCATCCCTTCTATCGAATCGGTGACCAGATCGTCGAGGCGATCCGTGCCCACCGGTCGATGGGAAAGGCGGCGGCCCGTCGCGAGGTGCTGGAGATGCTGCAGCACGTGGGGATCCCGGCGGCCGAGCGGCGCATCGACGCGTATCCGCACCAGCTCTCGGGCGGGATGCGTCAGCGCGTCATGATCGCCATGGCACTGATCAACTCTCCGCAGCTCTTGATCGCCGACGAGCCGACCACGGCACTTGACGTCACCGTCCAGGCGCAGATCCTCGAGCTGATCGCGCGCCTGCAGAGCGAATTCGGGACGACCGTCATCCTGATCACCCATGACCTCGGGATCGTGGCCGACGTTGCCGACGACGTGGCGGTGATGTACGGCGGCCGGATCGTCGAGCTGGCCTCGACCGCCACGCTCTACGATCTGCCGGAGATGCCCTACACGCTGGGGCTCCTCTCCTCTGTTCCCCGCATGGATCAGAAGCTGCCGGAGCGGCTCGACCCGATTCGCGGCAACCCGCCATCGCCCATCAGGCTCCCGAAAGGCTGCGTCTTCCAGCCACGCTGTGACTACTGGCAGCGTGTCCCCGGCGAGGCCTGTCTCACCGTTCGGCCCGAGCTCCTGGAGTCTGACCCTGATCACTGGGTCCGCTGTCACCTGAAGGTCGAAGAGCGCAAGCAGATCGCGCGGGACGTGAAGCAGATCCTGGCTGGAGGCCCCCAGTGA
- the gcvPA gene encoding aminomethyl-transferring glycine dehydrogenase subunit GcvPA → MSYSPHTAADRARMLAAIGVESVDDLFADIPAGVRATRFELPAPLAEQEVRAELARLAGQNRIPRVSFLGAGVYRHLIPAVVNEVIGRAEFSTSYTPYQPEVSQGTLQSIYEFQSLICELTEMEVATASHYDGATATAEAALMACRLAGRHRVAVSTAVNPQVRRVLATYCAGPGIEIVEVPADTSEGGTGLTALDAAAGALADDCACLIAQQPNMFGGIEPMAELADAAHAVGALMVAVVEPTSLALLAAPGSYGADIVAAEGQPLGIPPSYGGPYVGLMAARMKSVRQMPGRLVGATRDGQGRKGYVMTLQAREQHIRREKAASNICTNQALCALAAATYLSAVGPEGLREVADMSATQARHVAAAIESAGLGQRRFSAPYFAEVAIRVPDAARRHEALAEQGIVAGHLLGSDYPELADTLLLAATELTTDADVEALVEGLGSTR, encoded by the coding sequence ATGTCCTACTCCCCGCACACCGCCGCCGACCGCGCCCGGATGCTCGCGGCGATCGGGGTCGAGTCTGTCGACGACCTCTTCGCCGACATCCCGGCGGGCGTTCGCGCCACCCGCTTCGAGCTGCCCGCACCGCTCGCCGAGCAGGAGGTCCGGGCCGAGCTTGCTCGCCTCGCCGGGCAGAACCGGATACCGCGCGTCAGCTTCCTGGGTGCCGGCGTCTACCGCCACCTGATCCCCGCGGTGGTCAACGAGGTGATCGGTCGCGCCGAGTTCTCGACTTCGTACACGCCGTACCAGCCAGAGGTCAGCCAGGGGACCCTGCAGAGCATCTATGAGTTCCAGTCGCTGATCTGCGAGCTGACCGAAATGGAGGTCGCGACCGCCTCGCACTATGACGGGGCGACTGCGACGGCCGAGGCGGCGCTGATGGCCTGCCGCCTGGCCGGTCGCCACCGGGTCGCCGTCTCGACAGCCGTGAACCCGCAGGTTCGTCGCGTGCTCGCCACCTACTGCGCCGGACCGGGGATCGAGATCGTTGAGGTTCCCGCCGACACATCGGAGGGCGGGACCGGCCTGACGGCCCTTGACGCGGCCGCCGGCGCGCTGGCCGACGACTGCGCCTGCCTGATCGCCCAGCAGCCGAACATGTTCGGCGGGATCGAGCCGATGGCCGAGCTGGCCGACGCGGCGCATGCGGTCGGCGCGCTGATGGTGGCGGTGGTGGAGCCGACCTCGCTTGCGCTGCTCGCCGCTCCCGGATCCTACGGGGCCGATATCGTGGCCGCCGAGGGCCAGCCGCTGGGCATCCCGCCCTCGTACGGGGGACCGTACGTCGGACTCATGGCAGCGCGGATGAAGTCGGTACGGCAGATGCCCGGCCGCCTGGTCGGCGCAACCCGCGACGGGCAGGGACGCAAGGGCTACGTAATGACCCTGCAGGCCCGCGAGCAGCACATCCGCCGCGAGAAGGCGGCCAGCAACATCTGCACCAACCAGGCGCTCTGCGCACTCGCCGCCGCGACATACCTGTCGGCAGTGGGCCCGGAGGGGCTCCGCGAGGTGGCCGACATGTCCGCGACCCAGGCTCGCCATGTCGCAGCAGCGATCGAGTCGGCCGGCCTCGGCCAGCGTCGCTTCAGTGCCCCGTACTTCGCGGAAGTGGCGATCCGCGTTCCCGACGCCGCCCGCCGGCACGAGGCGCTGGCGGAGCAGGGGATCGTCGCTGGCCACCTCCTCGGGTCCGACTACCCCGAGCTGGCGGACACGCTCCTGCTGGCCGCCACCGAGCTCACCACCGACGCCGATGTCGAGGCACTTGTCGAGGGCCTGGGGTCCACCCGGTGA
- a CDS encoding ABC transporter permease has protein sequence MFAYLVRRVLLMLMLLFLLSVSVFLLFSILPGDPARLTCGKACTPAIIEANRHRLGLDEPPLTQYVKFVSGIFVGRTFSADSPEPIKCDAPCLGYSFNRQEQVMSLIARSAPVTFFLAIGAFVIWIFVGLTLGIFAALNRGRLGDRLIMGISLIGYSMPSFFLGLLLVFFVIIKWQFLPFPSYVPPWENPFQFFQTMILPWILLATLYAAFYIRLTRNQVLEVLSDDYVRTARAKGLPERVVVVKHALRAGLTPIVTAAGLDLAGLLGGAIISENIFSLPGLGALAVNSIIDSDLPLITGITILTASIIIFANLVVDLLYAVVDPRVRVT, from the coding sequence GTGTTCGCATACTTGGTTCGCCGCGTCCTCTTGATGCTCATGCTCCTCTTCCTCCTCAGCGTCAGCGTCTTCCTGCTCTTCAGCATCCTGCCGGGCGACCCGGCTCGGCTCACATGCGGGAAGGCCTGCACCCCGGCCATCATTGAGGCCAACCGACATCGCCTCGGGCTCGACGAGCCGCCCCTGACCCAGTACGTCAAGTTCGTGTCGGGGATCTTCGTCGGCCGCACCTTCTCCGCCGACTCGCCCGAGCCGATCAAATGCGACGCCCCCTGTCTCGGCTACTCGTTCAACCGGCAGGAGCAGGTCATGTCGCTGATCGCGCGCTCGGCGCCAGTCACCTTCTTCCTCGCGATCGGGGCGTTCGTCATCTGGATCTTCGTCGGACTGACGCTGGGCATCTTTGCGGCCCTCAATCGCGGACGGTTGGGCGACCGGCTGATCATGGGGATCTCGCTGATCGGCTACTCCATGCCGTCGTTCTTCCTCGGGCTCCTCCTGGTCTTCTTCGTCATCATCAAATGGCAGTTCCTGCCATTCCCCTCGTACGTACCGCCGTGGGAGAACCCGTTCCAGTTCTTCCAGACGATGATCCTGCCCTGGATCCTCCTGGCGACCCTGTACGCAGCGTTCTACATCCGTCTCACCCGCAACCAGGTGCTCGAGGTCCTCAGTGACGACTACGTCAGGACCGCCCGCGCCAAGGGCCTGCCAGAGCGCGTGGTCGTGGTCAAGCACGCCCTGCGAGCGGGGTTAACGCCAATCGTCACGGCGGCCGGGCTTGACCTCGCCGGTCTGCTGGGTGGCGCCATCATCTCGGAGAACATCTTCAGCCTCCCCGGGCTCGGCGCGCTCGCGGTCAATTCGATCATCGATTCAGACCTGCCACTGATCACCGGGATCACGATCCTGACGGCTTCGATCATCATCTTCGCGAACCTGGTCGTCGATCTGCTCTACGCCGTGGTCGACCCGCGGGTGCGGGTCACATGA
- a CDS encoding ABC transporter permease → MTAVQDTAAGFQSAALTGGRSLRQIIWARLRRDRIAMICLIVLIVFYLIGIFGPVVSGFVGIDPYKFDGAAISDSGGKPVLDWGGISAAHPLGVEWGTGRDIMAQLLFGLRISLVIATSATLMTVAIGTTVGIVAGYTGGWTDTIIGRFMDLVLAFPFLLIVLALSGVLTQRLTELGVPEGNPSRILYLILVLSVFGWPYLARIVRGQVLSLREREFVESAVAMGSSKRRILFTEILPNLWAPILVYATLTLPAYIGTEAALSFLGVGVLPPETTFGAMLANSVSYFNVVPTYLFIPGTALVILVVSFNLLGDSLRDALDPKAIH, encoded by the coding sequence ATGACCGCGGTTCAGGACACGGCTGCCGGCTTCCAGAGCGCGGCCCTCACGGGCGGCCGAAGCCTGCGCCAGATCATCTGGGCGCGTCTCCGTCGCGACCGTATTGCGATGATCTGCCTGATCGTCCTGATTGTGTTCTATCTGATAGGGATCTTCGGTCCGGTCGTCAGCGGCTTCGTGGGCATCGACCCGTACAAATTCGACGGCGCTGCGATCAGCGACTCCGGTGGTAAGCCCGTCCTGGACTGGGGCGGCATCAGTGCCGCGCACCCCCTCGGGGTCGAGTGGGGGACTGGGCGAGACATCATGGCCCAGCTTCTGTTCGGACTTCGGATCTCGCTTGTGATCGCGACCAGCGCCACGTTGATGACGGTCGCGATCGGGACCACCGTCGGCATCGTCGCCGGCTACACCGGTGGCTGGACCGACACCATCATCGGGCGTTTTATGGACCTCGTCCTCGCCTTTCCGTTCCTGCTGATCGTCCTGGCGCTCTCAGGAGTCCTCACCCAGCGGCTCACCGAACTGGGAGTCCCCGAAGGCAACCCATCGCGGATCCTCTACCTCATCCTCGTGCTGAGCGTGTTCGGCTGGCCGTACCTCGCCCGGATCGTGCGCGGGCAGGTGCTCAGCCTGCGCGAGCGCGAGTTCGTGGAATCGGCAGTCGCGATGGGGTCGAGCAAGCGCAGAATCCTGTTCACCGAGATCCTCCCGAACCTGTGGGCGCCGATCCTGGTGTATGCGACCCTCACGCTGCCGGCGTACATCGGCACCGAGGCCGCCCTCTCCTTCCTGGGCGTTGGCGTGCTCCCGCCCGAGACCACGTTCGGCGCGATGCTGGCCAACTCGGTGAGCTACTTCAACGTCGTCCCGACGTATCTGTTCATCCCGGGCACAGCACTCGTCATCCTGGTCGTCTCGTTCAACCTTTTGGGCGACTCGCTCCGGGACGCACTCGATCCAAAGGCTATTCACTGA
- the gcvPB gene encoding aminomethyl-transferring glycine dehydrogenase subunit GcvPB, translated as MLERPATGDASGRGAAFTSPEAGDELTVIEPLIFHASQPGRRAVRYPSPSNTARAAASGQPAIPEAAARLTAPRLPEVAELDLLRHFNRLSHLNHAIELGFYPLGSCTMKYNPKVNEWAAHLPGLADSHPLDPDALAQGSLELEWLLAELLKEISGFAAISLQPAAGAHGELTGLLMARAYHRSNGEGEQRTKVLVPDSSHGTNPATATMVGYTAVTIPSNPRGGIDLEALRAALGPDTAALMITNPSTLGIFEDQIDQVVAAVQQAGAIAYMDGANLNAILGRFRPGEAGFDVMHFNLHKTFSTPHGGGGPGAGPVGVSERLAPFLPTPLPLLVAGDAEQVRRNAWSGRPTPGARFALEEAAERPTSIGKVRAFTGNFGMFVRAYTYIRSNGGDGLREVSNDAVLAANYLRVRLADAFDLPYDRICKHEVVFSGRRQKRQHGISTLDIAKAILDHRIHPPTIYFPLIVEEALMIEPTETESLETLDEFVEIMHGIAALAETAPDELKQAPRTTPVGRLDEAAAARRPDLRHDFATGKG; from the coding sequence GTGCTCGAGCGACCGGCAACCGGCGACGCCTCGGGTCGCGGCGCGGCCTTCACCTCGCCCGAGGCCGGGGACGAGCTGACCGTCATCGAGCCGCTCATCTTTCACGCCTCGCAACCCGGCCGCCGTGCAGTCCGCTACCCGTCCCCGTCGAACACGGCGCGGGCCGCCGCCAGTGGGCAGCCAGCGATCCCGGAGGCAGCGGCGCGCCTGACGGCACCCCGCCTGCCGGAGGTTGCCGAGCTCGACCTGCTGCGCCATTTCAATCGGCTCAGCCACCTGAACCACGCCATCGAGCTGGGCTTCTATCCGCTCGGCTCGTGCACGATGAAGTACAACCCCAAGGTCAACGAATGGGCGGCCCACCTTCCGGGTCTGGCGGATTCGCATCCGCTGGATCCCGATGCGCTGGCCCAGGGCAGCCTCGAGCTGGAGTGGCTGCTGGCCGAGCTGCTGAAGGAGATCAGCGGGTTCGCGGCCATCAGCCTGCAGCCCGCGGCCGGCGCTCACGGCGAGCTGACCGGGCTACTGATGGCGCGCGCCTACCATCGGTCGAATGGGGAGGGCGAGCAGCGCACCAAGGTGCTCGTTCCCGACAGCTCGCATGGGACGAATCCGGCGACCGCCACGATGGTCGGCTACACGGCCGTCACGATCCCGTCCAACCCGCGCGGCGGGATCGACCTCGAAGCGCTTCGCGCGGCGCTCGGCCCGGACACCGCGGCGCTGATGATCACCAACCCCTCCACCCTTGGCATCTTCGAGGACCAGATCGACCAGGTTGTGGCGGCGGTCCAGCAGGCCGGCGCCATCGCCTACATGGACGGGGCCAACCTGAACGCCATCCTCGGCCGCTTCCGCCCCGGCGAGGCGGGCTTCGACGTGATGCACTTCAACCTGCACAAGACCTTCTCGACGCCGCACGGCGGAGGCGGCCCGGGGGCGGGACCGGTCGGCGTCAGCGAGCGGCTGGCACCGTTCCTGCCGACGCCGCTGCCGCTGCTGGTCGCAGGCGACGCCGAGCAGGTTCGTCGCAATGCCTGGTCGGGCCGTCCGACACCCGGGGCACGCTTCGCCCTGGAGGAGGCTGCGGAGAGGCCGACGAGCATCGGCAAGGTGCGCGCCTTCACCGGCAACTTCGGCATGTTCGTGCGCGCCTACACCTATATCCGCAGCAACGGCGGTGACGGCCTGCGCGAGGTGAGCAACGACGCGGTCCTCGCCGCCAACTACCTGCGCGTTCGACTGGCCGATGCCTTCGACCTGCCCTACGACCGCATCTGCAAGCACGAGGTGGTCTTCTCCGGGCGACGGCAGAAGCGGCAGCACGGGATCAGCACGCTGGACATCGCCAAGGCCATCCTCGATCACCGCATTCACCCGCCAACGATCTACTTCCCGTTGATCGTGGAGGAGGCGCTCATGATCGAGCCGACCGAGACCGAGTCGCTCGAGACGCTCGACGAATTCGTCGAGATCATGCACGGCATCGCCGCATTGGCCGAGACAGCGCCGGACGAGCTCAAGCAGGCGCCACGGACCACGCCGGTCGGTCGCCTCGACGAGGCTGCCGCGGCGCGCCGCCCCGATCTGCGGCACGACTTCGCCACGGGAAAGGGGTAG
- a CDS encoding oligopeptide/dipeptide ABC transporter ATP-binding protein, protein MTTPGNDVLDVTDLRTYFPVKSRGLISRTIGAVKAVDGVSLSLDSGETLGLVGESGSGKTTAARSILMLVRPTGGSVKIEGQEITNLSSGKLMPIRRKAQMIFQDPYNALNPRHTVGAIISAPFRVQKVTPPGGIKQAVLELMERVGLNPEHYNRYPNEFSGGQRQRIGIARAIALQPKLIVCDEPVSALDVSIQAQILNLLRDLQREFGIAYLFVAHDLAVVRQISHRVAVMYLGKIMETAPRELIYSRPLHPYTHSLLSAVPIPDPKRQAHRKSRIVLHGDLPSPIDPPSGCVFRTRCFQAQERCAVEVPPLVELAPGHHVACHFPISVEELPARVEVQAVAADAPQEATPDVEVVSQEEAAKEAAEGVSLNEPRA, encoded by the coding sequence GTGACGACCCCAGGCAACGATGTCCTGGATGTCACCGATCTCCGGACCTACTTCCCGGTCAAGTCACGTGGTCTCATCTCGCGCACCATCGGTGCGGTGAAGGCCGTCGACGGCGTGAGCCTGAGCCTCGACTCGGGCGAGACCCTCGGGCTCGTCGGCGAGAGCGGCTCGGGGAAGACGACCGCGGCCAGGTCGATCCTGATGCTGGTCCGCCCGACGGGTGGCAGCGTCAAGATCGAGGGCCAGGAGATCACGAATCTCTCCTCGGGCAAGCTCATGCCGATCCGGCGCAAGGCGCAGATGATCTTCCAGGACCCGTACAACGCCCTGAACCCGCGCCACACCGTCGGCGCGATCATCAGCGCCCCTTTCCGGGTCCAGAAGGTGACGCCTCCGGGCGGGATCAAGCAGGCAGTCCTCGAGCTGATGGAGCGGGTCGGCCTGAATCCGGAGCACTACAACCGCTACCCGAACGAGTTCTCCGGTGGGCAACGCCAGCGGATCGGGATTGCGAGGGCGATTGCGCTGCAGCCGAAGCTGATCGTCTGCGACGAGCCGGTCTCGGCGCTCGATGTCTCGATCCAGGCCCAGATCCTCAACCTCCTGCGGGACCTCCAGCGAGAGTTCGGGATCGCGTACCTGTTCGTCGCCCACGACCTCGCGGTTGTGCGGCAGATCTCGCACCGAGTCGCCGTGATGTACCTCGGCAAGATCATGGAGACCGCGCCGCGAGAGCTGATCTACTCGAGGCCGCTTCACCCGTACACGCACTCCCTGCTCTCGGCCGTGCCGATCCCCGACCCGAAGCGCCAGGCGCACCGCAAGTCCCGGATCGTGCTGCACGGCGACCTGCCGAGTCCGATCGATCCGCCGAGTGGCTGCGTCTTCCGAACTCGCTGCTTCCAGGCGCAGGAGCGCTGTGCGGTCGAAGTGCCGCCGCTCGTCGAGCTGGCACCGGGCCACCACGTTGCCTGCCACTTCCCGATCTCGGTCGAAGAGCTGCCGGCCAGGGTCGAAGTCCAGGCGGTCGCTGCCGACGCCCCGCAGGAGGCGACGCCCGATGTCGAGGTGGTCTCCCAGGAAGAGGCGGCCAAGGAAGCGGCAGAGGGCGTCAGCCTGAACGAGCCCCGCGCCTGA
- a CDS encoding ABC transporter substrate-binding protein — MALSLAAVITLAACGPGTSPGESGAESGAPTGSAAADKDGGTIYMLSASAEFNRVDPQRAYTGEDLAFFGATWLRALVAYKVDPDDVVAAELVPDLATDTGTPNADATSWSFTLRDGITWEDGSPITCEDVKYGVSRTFANDIISEGPTYAIQYLDVPANPITDEADPKSVFLSAYYGPYDGTGQELFDAAVVCDGATITFNLSGPHPDFNYTTTLGFAPVPEAADTGETYGIAKPPVSSGPYKIDSYTTGNGGKMILSRNENWSQESDEYRTPYPDSWEVHFGLDPKVIDQRLITSAGNDVTAIEREGIQPENLAVVFTDPQTPQAQFEGRAVSGYDIYALYYWVNVQKIPNVKHRQAMAVALDRDAIRKNSGGDFLGDFADGVIKPNIGPDYAESGMWTDMFGAAVPDNGDPELAKSLIAESGEAAPALTFNFADTPTGQKNAAIVISSLGLAGFTVTPAPLERGKYYSIVFDPLKAGDFGTGGWGADWPNASTVIPPLFTQKGGWDLSQVDDAAFNAEVDVAIAETDRTAQSALWQALNKKAMENVYVIPTFFELTQRLAGTSINSDGVYLWGPYGSWPYGDMSVTQ; from the coding sequence ATGGCCCTCAGTCTGGCAGCGGTAATTACGCTGGCGGCCTGCGGACCGGGCACGAGCCCCGGAGAGTCCGGCGCGGAAAGTGGCGCGCCAACCGGCTCGGCAGCGGCCGACAAGGACGGCGGCACGATCTACATGCTCAGTGCATCAGCTGAGTTCAACCGCGTCGATCCGCAGCGCGCCTATACCGGCGAGGACCTCGCGTTCTTCGGAGCGACGTGGCTGCGGGCGCTGGTGGCATACAAGGTTGACCCGGACGACGTAGTAGCCGCGGAACTCGTCCCTGACCTGGCGACCGACACTGGCACGCCAAATGCGGACGCCACGTCCTGGTCGTTCACCCTCCGTGATGGGATCACCTGGGAGGATGGCTCGCCGATCACCTGCGAGGACGTCAAGTACGGCGTCTCGCGGACGTTCGCGAACGACATCATCAGTGAGGGTCCGACCTACGCGATCCAGTACCTCGACGTTCCCGCCAACCCGATCACCGACGAGGCCGATCCAAAGTCGGTGTTCCTGTCGGCGTACTACGGTCCGTATGACGGCACCGGCCAGGAACTGTTCGATGCGGCCGTCGTCTGTGACGGAGCCACGATCACGTTCAACCTGAGCGGGCCGCATCCAGACTTCAACTACACGACCACGCTCGGGTTCGCTCCAGTCCCCGAGGCCGCCGACACGGGCGAGACCTATGGCATCGCCAAGCCTCCTGTCTCCTCGGGTCCCTACAAGATCGACAGCTACACCACCGGCAACGGTGGCAAGATGATCCTCTCCCGGAACGAGAACTGGAGCCAGGAGAGCGATGAGTACCGCACCCCGTATCCCGACTCTTGGGAGGTCCACTTCGGTCTTGACCCGAAGGTCATCGACCAGCGGCTCATCACGAGTGCGGGCAATGACGTGACCGCGATCGAGCGCGAAGGCATCCAGCCTGAGAACCTCGCCGTCGTGTTCACGGACCCGCAGACTCCGCAGGCTCAGTTCGAGGGCCGCGCGGTCAGCGGCTACGACATCTACGCCCTGTACTACTGGGTCAACGTCCAGAAGATCCCGAACGTCAAGCACCGCCAGGCCATGGCCGTCGCCCTTGACCGAGATGCCATCCGGAAGAACTCCGGTGGCGACTTCCTCGGCGACTTTGCCGACGGCGTGATCAAGCCGAACATCGGTCCTGACTACGCAGAGAGCGGGATGTGGACCGACATGTTCGGGGCAGCCGTCCCGGATAACGGTGACCCGGAGCTGGCGAAGTCGTTGATCGCCGAATCTGGCGAGGCGGCCCCGGCGCTTACCTTCAACTTCGCCGATACCCCGACAGGTCAGAAGAACGCTGCAATCGTCATCTCCTCGCTGGGGCTGGCTGGCTTCACCGTGACGCCTGCCCCGCTCGAGCGCGGCAAGTACTACAGCATCGTCTTCGACCCCTTGAAGGCCGGCGACTTCGGAACCGGTGGCTGGGGAGCTGACTGGCCGAACGCCTCGACCGTCATCCCACCGCTCTTCACCCAGAAGGGTGGCTGGGACCTCTCCCAGGTGGACGACGCAGCCTTCAACGCGGAGGTTGATGTGGCCATCGCCGAGACCGATCGCACGGCGCAGAGCGCGCTCTGGCAGGCGCTCAACAAGAAGGCCATGGAGAACGTCTACGTGATCCCCACCTTCTTCGAGTTGACCCAGCGTCTCGCCGGAACGAGCATCAATTCCGACGGGGTCTACCTCTGGGGTCCATACGGCTCCTGGCCGTACGGTGACATGTCAGTCACCCAGTAG
- the gcvH gene encoding glycine cleavage system protein GcvH, whose translation MSTTPPDDRRYSREHEWVQVDGSVAVIGITSFATDELGDIVYIELPEIGARLAQFASFGVVESVKAVSDLFAPVSGDVAEVNGDLRTSPELLNTDPFGTGWIAKVTLADPAEMDKLLDAAGYAELTAG comes from the coding sequence ATGTCCACGACTCCCCCAGACGACCGGCGCTACTCCCGTGAGCACGAATGGGTGCAAGTCGATGGTTCCGTCGCCGTCATCGGCATCACCAGCTTCGCCACCGACGAGCTGGGGGACATCGTCTACATCGAGCTGCCGGAGATCGGGGCACGCCTCGCCCAGTTCGCCAGTTTCGGCGTGGTCGAGAGCGTCAAGGCGGTGAGCGACCTGTTCGCCCCCGTCTCGGGCGACGTGGCCGAGGTCAACGGTGACCTGCGCACCAGCCCCGAGCTGCTCAACACTGATCCGTTCGGGACCGGCTGGATCGCGAAGGTCACGCTGGCCGACCCCGCCGAGATGGACAAGCTCCTGGATGCGGCCGGCTATGCGGAGCTCACCGCCGGCTGA
- a CDS encoding RNA polymerase sigma factor gives MRSGDPDAFQEFFTTYQRPVYITALAITRDPFLAEEILQDCFVKAYRARHRLRTDRSPLPWLHRVATNLCYTRIARRRLIMEPITALISNLVADLTSRPDQVVESREIIEVLQRAIDALPPKQQTAVILYYLHGYSLAESAEIAGCNVGTMKSRVHYALKALRSRLPEERRAPAGAQVSVSEL, from the coding sequence ATGAGGTCGGGGGATCCCGACGCGTTCCAAGAGTTCTTCACAACCTATCAGCGGCCGGTCTACATCACCGCGCTGGCGATCACCCGCGACCCCTTCCTGGCCGAGGAGATCCTGCAGGACTGCTTCGTCAAGGCCTACCGCGCCAGGCATCGGCTGCGAACCGATCGTTCTCCGCTGCCGTGGCTCCATCGCGTCGCCACCAACCTGTGCTACACACGTATCGCCCGCCGCAGGCTGATCATGGAGCCGATCACCGCGCTCATCAGCAACCTGGTGGCCGACCTGACCTCGCGACCGGACCAGGTGGTCGAGTCGCGTGAGATCATCGAGGTGCTCCAGCGCGCCATCGACGCGCTGCCCCCCAAGCAGCAGACCGCCGTCATCCTCTACTACCTGCATGGGTACTCGCTCGCCGAATCGGCCGAGATAGCGGGCTGCAACGTGGGCACCATGAAGTCGCGCGTGCATTACGCGCTCAAGGCCCTGCGGTCGCGGCTCCCGGAGGAGCGGCGCGCGCCAGCCGGTGCACAGGTGTCGGTCAGTGAGCTGTAG